ACTGCTAATTCTTCCCAAGACAATAATATAACGGCCGTTAGGGTCGGATATGACTTTGGTCACAGAGAGGGGAACAGATTTGTGTATTAAAATAGCAACCCCACGTGCCTTGCTATTAAATGATGAATGATGCACCTGGCCAACCCACCCACCACGAAGCCTGAACTGGTCTGAaagttttaaatgcatttcctgTAAGAAAGCAATTCCTGTGTTTAAGTGTTTTAGAggattaaatacttttttacgtTTTATAGGAGAGTTCAACCCTTTAACATTCCAACTGACAAATCTTAAAGAATCTCCTGGTGCCAATGGGGCGTCAGCACTTGGCATAATACCCTAGGTGTGATAAGATATGAAAATGACAGTGAGCTTTGAACTGTAGCACATATGTAAAGAGTAGCACCAATACATGCAGATAAGGAAGACCAGcaaaacacacatacaaaaagagggaagaaaaaacaaaaataaaaatgggaaaaaaatgttgtcgCAAAAGGCAGGCACCAGAACTCTGATAAACCTAGGAGCATATTTTAATACTTCCTTTTTCCTAAATACCAACTCCTTGAAACCGCATTATGGAAAAACAGATAGATTAGAACTCCACTCCTTATAGCTTaggcaggggtgcccaaactttttgagagcaagatctactttttctctcaccagccgcctgagatctacctcatgacacaaagacaNtatctatctatctatctatctatctatctatctatctatctatctatctatctatctatctatctatctatctatctatctatctatctatcaaattgcaaatttatatttttgtgtgttcttcAAAATTGTGTATGTCATTTGTGATGTaggtttattaaaatgtgttgttctaATACAGTCAGTTGATCTGGACAttacaatgtatttttacatgCTCTTCATCAATAACTTCACTTAAAGttgctgtgtttaaaaataaatgtactgcaTTTGAAAGCAATTTTATTATAGCATTTTGCAAATACAGTCTTGAYTGACAAAATCCATGACACAAGAAAGATCATATTAAAATTATAGctttttgagataaaaaaaaacacacttccaATTAGCTATATTGAAATCAAGTTGTACTTATTTTGCTATATATTATGATAGACTTTAAAAGTAAAGTCTATAAGTGTTTATATACACTTATAGACACTTATAGACTTATAAACATGGTATTGTACATGTGTACAATaccatgtttaaagtttttaagacTGGGTCATATTTACTGAACAAAATCTATATGATCCTGACATCTACCGCGCTATGCCGAGCTCCACAGCGTAATAACGCGATCTGCAGGAGCGCTGGGCAAAGACTGCGGGAGGAGTTAAATCTAGttgaaacttttataaaagagGAGAAACTAAGCAAACATGGTCCCTTCACCATGGGTtattcatcctcctcctccttccactCCTCTGTTTCTGAttgaccatctgtttctgattctgccTCGCCCCCGCTCAGGAATGTATTACTTTGTCGATACTTCAGTACGTTTCTTCCTCGCTCATTATCCttaatctttaataatcaatgattattatacaacaatcaagttgttcaaacctcaatttccataatgtaataaaatcaactgATTAAGAGTACAGAACATATATTATTATAACATTCaactgattaaaagtacagaacatatatttttgatcatacattacagacatttcttcattggCATGTGTATTATTACTTTAAACCTGTTACAACccataatcatcattaaatcattatacaaGGTTTACTGTTATTCCTCTggcctttattccgttttctgcgtgtacctggacagatctcacatgcttaCACCAGATTTCATGacaatattcatgtttttaaatatgatttatttatatttaaacaatgtCATTACAAATAagtgttaaatttatttattttttaagtaatcgGCTTTCAAAAATCCCATCTTTTTCTACTAGGTGGGTTTGTGGCAAGGTACACCTACCACCCAAAATCTCAGAAACCGTTAGAGATAATGGGCTGAAATTTTTTCTGCTCTCTTCTGGTAATACACTTAATAGAAAAATGCATTCagagtacaaaaaatataaagaaagaaaattggtTGCCGGTACCTAATTAAATTCAGAGTGAATCCCGTCGGGTGTGTCCCCGCAGGACAAGaggctctcctgtgcccagacttctcgtCAAGAAAATTTTATAAATTGTATTGAGATCGGTTGACatgatccataatttgtagatttggaggaTGTCCAAAGAAAGACTCCATAAATAGAGAAAATGACAGCACTAAAACAGAGCAAGGAGGGCAGGCATGGGCAGGGAGGGATCAGATGAAAAAAGTGTCATCCTTCACCTAGAGCAAGAGAGGAAACTAATTAAAGTAACTGAATGCACTGGAGCTCTAACGCCTGTTAGAGCTCCAgtgttattaaaagaaaaggtCATTACTCTGTctatttttggttattttaatttcttcctcCGTGCCAAGTTTTCCGTGTCACCACTGTCCCTTGGTTAGAGGCTCTTTGTTAAATCCCCAGCGTTTGGAGTATACACACTGCACAGATGGAGACAGAGAGCAGTCAGTACCTCTGTATGCTCACAGCCTCTCCACAACTCCATCACATGGAAGAACACAGTGACCCATGTTTCAGAATCGCTCCCCATTAacttcagagctgcagcaggtcaGCACAAACATGCTGATTATCTCACCCTGCCATCTCTCCGCTGCGCTACGCTACATTGCACTCCACTCCACTCTACTCCACTCTACTCCCTTGTGAAGTAAAACTGTGGTGGGTGCTCACTGTGTAGGATGGAGGCTGTGGCTCTCTTCTCTTTCGCAGCATCAGAGGCAGATGAGATCAGCTTCCAGAAAGGAGACATCATCAAGGTAAGAATGGAGACATGCTGCATATCTCTGCATATTTGAATGGTTTTTCTGCATCTTCACATGGAGTAACGGAGGCTTGTGGATTTGCACTGTAGGTGGTAGAAATGGAGGAAGACTCTTTCTGGTTCACAGCTGAGATTGAGGGGAAACGTGGATTCATACCTGAGAATTGCATCTCTCTGCACCCTCATCTGTAAATAATCTATTATCCAAATTGTGTTAAtaagaaacacacattttttctgatGATTTTCTAGATTTGATGTGTCACAGCCATCATTTTTCACTAAAACTAAACATGATTTAGTTAAGAATAATCTCTAGTTaatagtttctgtttgtttctataGCTGGTTTGCAGGAGCAATATCAAGACTGGAGGCTGAACAACGACTGTGCTGGCAGGATACTGGAGTGTTTCTAGTGAGGGAAAGTGAATCAGCTCCAGGAgagttctctctctctgttagGTCAGTGAATGCACCACACCTTTTCTCTTCAGTTAAGGCTAACTCAAAGCAGTGGTGCTAAAATAGTTctatgtcattgtttttatgtttttcttccaaaaagaCAGAATTTATCAACTAGGCCCAAGCAGCGAAGCACTgtgaaggcctattgtaattgcaggatttcttatttttccaacAAAGCATGCAGCTTTTTGGAGCCttaaacatattcaaaaactcaccaaacgtCACCCAAAATTGTCCCCCAACTAAAAATTTTGGATAGGCGTGGCCAAACTGGTCTACAGTGCCCCTAACGTGAGATAACACAAACCTTATGTCGTAGATATCTAAAATTCATGGCCATcgggggaactgcccccgatggcCATGCAATATTACAGAGTTGCGtcagccaacacaaccctataacatccagagccttaccCACCGACCGAATCTCATCCACCACCGGGTCCCTGCCACCAAGGAGCTCTTTAACCACCTCGGcaacctcgtccccagagattggagagccagACCCAAAgaccccaggctcagcttcctcaatggaaggcatgttggtgggattgaggaggtcttctgCCCACTGGCCCACAACGTccaacagtgttggtgctgcactgcttcctcCTGCTGAGACGctggatggtggaccagaatcgcctcaaagccgtacggaagtctttctccatggcctctccaaactcctcccacgcccgagtttttgcctcagcaaccaGCATGCCGCTTTgaccgccggtacccatcagctgcttctggagtacCACAGGCCAAAAAtgcccgataggactccttcttcagcctgacagcatccctcaccgaaggtgtccaccaacgggttcaaGAGTTGCCGCCATGACAGGCACCGACAACCTTGCGgccataggcgtaggaagcgggggggacatgtccccccccaATATTGAAGACAGCCACATTCGTCCCCCCAATAGTTTCACCGCAGTtgtgaagaattttaaaatcttccactcgcatgcttttattttgaaggcgcacaacagcgcattcagcagagcgcttcctccccccacccccctctgAACGACTCAAGAGTAAAGGCAGCAGTAGAaggagtcagagaaactccgtTTAAATGAGGTAAACAATCTGTCAGGAatgttgccatgaatatcgctcgtttataacatcttaTTGTCAGTTGTCTTttatatatagaactaaatctttttggttaagcgGTTTTAATTCTGGGATACTCGCATgtccaaaattttactgctaactttgtttaaaagttagctatgATTTAtaatgagactgaaacagcagcaaaattagcctttttattatttaaagtgagcaacacctgatcatactgaccacttaacatgtatttatattatattatattatattatattatattatattatattatattatattatattatttagaaatttaggagaacagcagtgctagaatgatgaagaaaggtgaagaagctctggtgaggtcttcatttagtttattgaaatatgtattaactgtttttaatttttaaataaactaaactattttattatgagaggagcaggtcagggaagacataggagagtcaggtggagtttcagagtgtgaagatataaaattatattaatgtcaataaaaccagaaaggaaaacgggtgaagactgatgtcaggttgatttctttcaacgtttcaatatttttttcattatctcCACACTATAATTAGGAGACgataagaaaagtgcttgaggagaggtttaaaaataaattagtgaaaatttttgctacacagtaaatagagttgagatgtataataatgtatacatctgaaaattaagttgtttaaattctcattctgtatgataaaaacatgctttttatctttagttcacattctgacattactgtacattactgtagtgtctgttgtaaatacatgaatccatgcaggagcatcaggctgcagagagtcagagggaggcagagacagaaacacataactagatattttagttaaatgtttatgGCTGAAACtgacaggagaataaaaacatttaggctttttgcttcagtgttttcatggatcatgtttggtaagttactgaatgcagagctggaagtgagactgagttaacagtgaggagctaaggTGTCTTGTTAGATgtgaaaagtataatttttatttattttgtagatcaaactgttgcactgatgtatagagatgttcaagaagaacaaaacttgttttttagatttaatttttgttggtcaaactgctgtattgagtttaaagctgctgagtcctattttatgagctgttttctactttggttttagaaagaggtagaACCAGTTCAGTtaccagtcaatttatatcagtgcattttgaccaataatcaaatgtcttttccCAATAAGATATTTCAGAATCTGGTAGCCTGTCTGGGCTACCAGAGTATTTATCTTGCTAGTTGTGAGGTAAATGCTAAAGTTGAGCGTTCATC
This genomic window from Poecilia reticulata strain Guanapo unplaced genomic scaffold, Guppy_female_1.0+MT scaffold_278, whole genome shotgun sequence contains:
- the LOC108165995 gene encoding GRB2-related adapter protein-like, with protein sequence MEAVALFSFAASEADEISFQKGDIIKVVEMEEDSFWFTAEIEGKRGFIPENCISLHPHLWFAGAISRLEAEQRLCWQDTGVFLVRESESAPGEFSLSVRQNLSTRPKQRSTVKAYCNCRISYFSNKACSFLEP